From the Cohaesibacter sp. ES.047 genome, the window TGCCCGTCGTGGCTGGCGAGGCAGTCACCCGCGCTCAGATCCTGCTCTATTCAGTCCTGCTTGTCCCGCTGGGCATGGCGCCTGCCGCGCTCGGTTTCGCAGGCATAACCTACGCCGTTCTCTCTGCCGGGCTCGGAGCCCTGTTCCTTGTCGCAGCGTTGCGCGTCTACTTCATTCGCGAGGGTGCACCTGCCAAGAAGGCCGCCGGCCAGATGTTCGGCTTTTCCATCCTCTATCTGTTTGCGCTCTATGCCACACTGTTGGCAGAGCATCTCATCGGGCTGCCGATGCTCTCGGCGCTGATCTAGCGCGCATTGGAACCCAAAAGGAGAAGACCATGCCCCAGATCGTTGAAATGGTTCAATTGAACCAAGAGCAGAAAAAACGTCAGCGCAATCGCTCCATCGCCATCGCGGTGGTGCTCGGGCTGCTGGTGGTCCTGTTCTACGCCGTCACCATCGTCAAGATGGGTCCGGGCGTGATGGATCGCCCTTTGTAAAGTGATTGACGACCAGACCTGTTCGAAAGAAAGACAAGAAACCCGATGAGTGACACCAAGACCATGCACAACAAGAGCCGGAAAGATCCCTCCAGCGCTAACCGGCGTCTGGCGATAGGTCTTCTTGTGTTTGTTGGTTGCATGGTCGGCATGGCCTATGCTGCGGTGCCTCTCTATCAGCTTTTCTGTCAGGTGACGGGGTATGGAGGCACCACGCAAGCCGCAGACACTGCCCCTGCTGGCCTGATTGATCGCAAGATCACGGTACGCTTCGATGCCAATGTCTCAGGTGGCCTGAATTGGAACTTTAAGCCGATCGACCGGCCGGTGACCATGAAGATCGGTCAAACCGCCCAGATCGCCTATGAGGTGGTCAACAAGGGCAAGATCGCGACGTCTGGCACGTCGACCTTCAATGTCACGCCGCAGGCAGCAGGCATCTATTTCAACAAGCTGGAGTGTTTCTGCTTCACTGAACAGACCGTTCAGGCGGGCGAGCACGTCACCATGCCGGTGGTCTTTTTTGTCGATCCTGACATCGACTTGGATCCGAATTTGAAATCGATCGATACGATCACCCTGTCCTATACGTTCTTTCCCGACGAAAAGGCGAACGCCAAAGCAAAAGAAGCTGCGGTGAAAGGAACCGGGACAGGCAGAGAACCAATTGAGCTGCGCGCAGGGGCGCAGCAAAAAAGCTAAGGAGCTTGGAGGGACCCATAATGGCTGAGGCTCATACCAAAAATCACGATTATCACATCATCGATCCCAGCCCGTGGCCATTCATTGGCTCGGTGTCGGCCTTTGTGATGGCTGTCGGTGCGGTCACCTATTTCCATGACGGTCCGATCTGGTTCATGCTCATCGGCCTGTTGGGCGTGCTCTATACCATGATTGCCTGGTGGCGCGATGTGATCAAGGAATCCCGCGCCGGTGACCATACGCCGGTGGTCCAGATGCACTTGCGTTACGGCATGATCCTGTTCATTGCGTCCGAGGTGATGTTCTTCGTGGCCTGGTTCTGGGCCTTCTTTGACGCGAGCCTCTTCGCCGGTGAAATTCAACAATATGCCCGTGCCGAATTTACTGGCGGCACATGGCCTCCGCAAGGCATCGAAGTGATTGATCCGTGGCATCTGCCGCTGTTTAACACGCTTTTGCTGCTCGCGTCAGGCACGACGGTTACGTGGGCCCATCACGCCCTGATCGAGGAAGACAATGACAGCCTCAAATGGGGCCTCATCCTGACGGTCCTTCTCGGCGTCATTTTCACCTGCGTGCAGGTCTATGAATATGTTTATGCGCCGTTCGGCTTCAAGGAAAGCATCTATGGGGCCACCTTCTTCATGGCAACCGGGTTCCACGGTTTCCATGTCTTCGTGGGAACGGTCTTCCTGATCGTCTGTCTTGTTCGTGCTTACAAGGGCCACTTCACCCCCAAGAAGCATTTCGGGTTCGAAGCTGCCGCATGGTACTGGCACTTTGTCGATGTTGTCTGGCTGTTCCTGTTCGCCTCCATCTATCTGTGGGGCAATGCGGGCGGCGTGATCGCCCACCACTAGATGATCTGCCCCACTCGCGGGCTAAGGGTCGAGAGACGAAAGAAAGGGTGGTCTTGCATCACCCTTTTTGCATTAAGGCAAAGAGCAAAAAGAGAGGCGATATGGACAGCAACAAGGGCAGCGTGATGAAATCCGCACTGAGCGGCAAATGTCCTCGCTGCGGTCAGGGCTCGCTTTACAACGGTTTTCTCAAAATTGCCGATCGCTGCGATGTCTGCGGTCTCGACTTTTCCTTTGCCGATAGCGGTGATGGCCCGGCGGTGTTTGTCATGACGATCGTCGGATTTATGGCGATGGGAGGTGTTCTCTACACCGAATTCGTCTATGAGCCGCCCCTGTGGGTTCTACCGCTCATTTGGGGGCCAGTGACGATCATCCTTTGCCTTGCCTTCCTTTACTGGTTGAAAGGCGCGCTCATTGCCCAGCAATTTTTGACCAAGGCCGAGCAGGGTCACATCTCGACAGTTGAACCGGATGATCAACACTAGGCGTGGCAGGGGATATTTTGCTCAGGAATGAACGAATTGAACGGAAAGCATATGCCTTGTTGGCATTCGGCATTATAACCGTTGAAGATGTTCCTGATTGTTGCTGTGAGATGGATTGACGCGTGACCGGATCGACTAGAACACTCAAGATCGCGACCTTTACCCTGTTTGCGCTCGTCCTCCTATGCGCCCTCATCGCGCTGGGGACATGGCAGCTGCGCCGGCTGGAATGGAAGGAGCAACTGATCGCGGATGTCAATGCGCGCATCGAGGCCGCACCCGTTCCCGCCATGGGCCCGGACCAGTGGGCCGATCTCAGCCAGGAAGAAAGCGAGTATCTTCCGGTAACCGCCACGGGCACTTACAATCACGACCGCGAGGTCCATGTCTGGTTTCCGCTCAACAATCCAAGAGGCGGTGACTATGGCGGGTCTGGCTACTTCATTCTGACGCCCTTGACCACTGCCGAAGGCTGGACGGTGATCGTTAACCGCGGCTTCGTTCCCGAAACAATGAAACAGACCGAGACACGCCCCCAGACTCTCGTGGCGGGCGAGCAGACCGTCACCGGTCTGGTCCGGTTCGATGAACCCGAACACTGGAACAGCCCCAGACCGGACAGGGAAAAGAATGTCTGGATCGGCCGTCAGGTGGACAAGATGGCGGGTTTCATGCTGCTCGATCAGGATCGTACTGCGCCTTACTGGATCGACCTTTTGAGCGGGCAGGGCGTCAATGGGCTGCCTCAGGGCGGCGAAACGCGTATCACTTTCCGCAATGCGCATCTCTCCTATGCCCTGACTTGGTTCGGATTGGCATTTGCGCTTATTGCGGTTTATGGCGCCTGGATCTATCGAAGCCTGCGCGGCCCATCAGCGCGAAGCTGAGGCTGAGTTTGTGGAACGCAAAGACTGTCACTATATGTGATCGCATGGCCATTGACCTTAACGGCCAAACGGTTCATGCATCGACTGGACGGGGCTCTCCCGCCAATTTCAAAGCCCACACGACTGACTTCAAGGAAAAATACACATGCTGGTGATCTTCGACTGCGACGGGACTCTGATCGATTCCGAAATTCTCTGGGCTCGGGCCAGCGTTGAAATTTTTCAGGAAGAAGAGCTCGAAATTGGCCTTGAGGATTACAACAGCACCTATGCGGGCATGACCAACGAGGAAATCATCCAGCAGATCGAAGCAGAGCTGGAGCGCTCGCTGCCGCATGATCTGACGGACCGCATCAACGATCTCGCCATGCGCAGGATCGACAAGCTCGAAGCCATCGAAGGCGCGCAAGAGATGCTCGATCAACTCGACTATGCCCGGTGTATGTGTTCGAACTCGAGCTCCGAAATGCTGGAGGCCAATCTGCGCCGCACCGGTCTGTGGGATCGTTTCCGCCCCTATATCTATTCCGCCATCGAAGTTGGCACCAAGGCACCAAAGCCGGATCCCAATGTCTTTTTGCACGCGGCAACCACGCTTGATGTCGATCCCGCCGAATGCTTCGTCGTGGAAGACAGCTTTCATGGCGTGCAGGCGGCAAGCAACGCCGGCATGCGTGTGATCGGGTTCATCGGTGCTGGGCACACCTATCTGGGGCATGGTGAGCATCTGATGGATGCAGGCGCTGAGACGGTTGTTCGCCGCTTGGCGGAATTGCCCGCCACGATCGATGCGTTGAGCAGTTGGAAGCCAGAATAGCGGCAAGCGCGGCGGCAACCGTCGCCTGCCGCAATCGAGAGTCTTGTAAAATCGACGGGGTGTCCGGCTTTTTTACACTTGGCTAACCTTGACTAATTAAAGCCGTCACGTACCCGGAATTCTGTACTACCCTGTCCCCATATTTTACGATTTGTGAAACCCGGTGTGGTTTGCTCAGGTTCGATTAAATTTTTAGCTACTGGGTAGGGTTACGGATGATGAGCAGATTTAACATGATAAGGCGATTACCAATCGCAATCATGACTGTCACATTGTTCCATTTCCCGGGTCTGGTGGCGACCAACGCAAACGCAAAATCACTCCAAGAGCCAAAAGGCCCAACGATCCTGACCGTTGTTGGGCTGCTTTCCAATCACAATGGCGGCGGCAAAGCGCGATTTGATATCGGCATGCTGCAAAGCCTTGGCACCAAGCGCCTGCACACCCGGACATGTTGTTCCGACACGGCGTCCGACTGGAAGGGCGTGCTGATGCGTAGTCTGCTCACGCACGTGGGAGCCAGGGGCCATCGCGTGACCATCAGCGCACTGGATGGTTATCAGGTCGAAATACCCACCGAAGATTTCTACAAGCATGACGTTCTTCTTGCCTTTGAGCAGGATGGCAAACGCCTGACGGTGCGTACACGTGGCCCGTTGCGGTTGATCTATCCACACGACCACAATAGCGAATTACACGATCCCAAATATGCGGCGCGCTACGTTTGGCAGATCAGGAAGATAGACGTCAGATGAAACATCGGTACAAATTGCTGGTCGTTACCTACCTGAGTGCCGTTGCTCTGCTTTTCTTGCTTGAGCTATCCCAGTTCAACAAGACCGATAGTCTTCGCATGCAGATCGAGGAAAGCTACCACATGACATCCGGCCGGGATGCGGGGTTGCGTCTCGAACTGGATTACCGGCGTTTCCGCACGAAGCTGACCAATTACATCCTGAATGATTCCGGTTTGCTCTCGACGGCCGGAAGCGATTATGTCGCGCATGAGGATTTGATGACCTGGTTCGATATCTTCTGGAGCCGGATGTTTTCGATCAACAACACCGAATTCAATATCGTGAAACAGGAAGAGCCGGCTCTGGAGGAAGAACTGGCTGCCTTGCGTCAAACGCTTCAGCGAATTGATCCCATTCTTCAGATCTTGAGGCCGGGTGATTTCAAAAGCTATCGTGCGGTCCGCGATGAGTTGAACGGGCACGACAAACTGATCTCCACCTTTGCAAGCGCGGTGACCGGCAGTCGCATGCGGCAAGCGGATCGCCTGCAGAACAAATTGACCCATGCTCTGAAATCCATGGACACCCTGCTGATTTCATCTGCGATTGGTGGTGCTCTGCTCATGAGCCTTATCGGTTTGGAAGCTCTGCGCGCCCGCAATGAGGAACAGAAAACCCGGGCGCGTGAGGCACGGGTTCGGTTTCTGGCACAGCATGACACCCTGACCGGACTGAGAAACCGATCCTTTCTCAATGAGAAGGTCGCGGACTACATCCAGACCTGCGATCGGGATGGGGGGAGCTTCCATCTGCTGTTGCTTGATCTGGACAAATTCAAGGATGTAAACGACACCTTCGGCCATCCAATGGGAGACAGGCTGCTGAAAAAAGCGGCCTCTCGTATCGTCAACATCTTCTCTTCAACAGAGGATATCGTCTCGCGCCTTGGCGGGGATGAATTTGCAATCGTGATGTATGGCTCCCGTGATGACGCCAAGTCTTCGGCCCGGAAAGCGATCGACGCGCTGTCCTCGCCCTTCGAAATTGCCGGGCACGAGATTTGCATTTCGACCTCAATCGGTATTTCCTGCTATCCTCAGCTGTCCAGTTCTGTCGAAGACCTGATGCGTGATGCCGATCTGGCTCTTTACTCCGCCAAGAACAAGGGCCGCCAGACCTATGCGTTTTTTGAGCCTGCAATGAGCGTGGCGATCAAGCATCGCATGCTGCTGGAAGGCGACTTGCGCCGGGCACTGAGCAGTGAAACCGGCTCGGGTCTTGAGGTCTACTATCAACCGCAGGTCTCCCTCGATGACCGTGATGGCACCCGCCGCATTGTTGGCGTCGAGGCCCTCGTGCGTTGGTTCCATCCCAAACGTGGCCAGATCCCGACGATGGAATTTATCGAAATTGCAGAAACCGCCGGGCTGATTGACGAGCTATCGGACTGGATCATTCGCCAGGCTTGTCAGGACGTTGTTCTGTGGCATGAGGCGGGTTATATGATCGATCTGTCGGTGAACCTGTCGCCGCTGCAGCTGAACAATCCCAACCTGCCGGAAGAACTGCTCGGCCATCTGGACCGGTGCGGTTTTGACCCCAATTACCTGACCCTTGAAATCACCGAAAGCGTCGACGTGAACGACACATGGGCCGCAGCCGCCATGCTGTCGCGCCTTGTCGACAAGGGCATTTCGCTGGCCATGGATGACTTCGGTACCGGCTACTCCAACCTTGGCTATCTAAAAAGCCTGCCGTTGAACACGCTCAAGATCGACCGATCCTTCGTCATGTTGCTTGAGGAAAAGGAAGAGGACCGCAAGCTGGTGCGCGGTATTATCAACCTTGCCCGGGGCATGGGGCTTGAAGTCGTGGCAGAAGGGGTGGAAACCGAGAATCAGGTCGCGTTCTTGCGCGAAGCTGCCTGCGACATCGCGCAAGGCTATCTTTTTGGTCGCCCGATGCACAAGCTGGGCATGTTGGCCCTACTCAACGAAATGCACGACAGTGCGCAGCCGGAGCCGCTACAGCTCGAAGCCTGATGGGACACGGGTTGCACAATCAAAAAAAGCCCGGGCGCCAAGCACATCTGTGCAGGTGCATCAGTGCTCGACAGCCGGGCTTTCGTTTGGGA encodes:
- a CDS encoding SURF1 family protein; this encodes MTGSTRTLKIATFTLFALVLLCALIALGTWQLRRLEWKEQLIADVNARIEAAPVPAMGPDQWADLSQEESEYLPVTATGTYNHDREVHVWFPLNNPRGGDYGGSGYFILTPLTTAEGWTVIVNRGFVPETMKQTETRPQTLVAGEQTVTGLVRFDEPEHWNSPRPDREKNVWIGRQVDKMAGFMLLDQDRTAPYWIDLLSGQGVNGLPQGGETRITFRNAHLSYALTWFGLAFALIAVYGAWIYRSLRGPSARS
- a CDS encoding bifunctional diguanylate cyclase/phosphodiesterase, with protein sequence MKHRYKLLVVTYLSAVALLFLLELSQFNKTDSLRMQIEESYHMTSGRDAGLRLELDYRRFRTKLTNYILNDSGLLSTAGSDYVAHEDLMTWFDIFWSRMFSINNTEFNIVKQEEPALEEELAALRQTLQRIDPILQILRPGDFKSYRAVRDELNGHDKLISTFASAVTGSRMRQADRLQNKLTHALKSMDTLLISSAIGGALLMSLIGLEALRARNEEQKTRAREARVRFLAQHDTLTGLRNRSFLNEKVADYIQTCDRDGGSFHLLLLDLDKFKDVNDTFGHPMGDRLLKKAASRIVNIFSSTEDIVSRLGGDEFAIVMYGSRDDAKSSARKAIDALSSPFEIAGHEICISTSIGISCYPQLSSSVEDLMRDADLALYSAKNKGRQTYAFFEPAMSVAIKHRMLLEGDLRRALSSETGSGLEVYYQPQVSLDDRDGTRRIVGVEALVRWFHPKRGQIPTMEFIEIAETAGLIDELSDWIIRQACQDVVLWHEAGYMIDLSVNLSPLQLNNPNLPEELLGHLDRCGFDPNYLTLEITESVDVNDTWAAAAMLSRLVDKGISLAMDDFGTGYSNLGYLKSLPLNTLKIDRSFVMLLEEKEEDRKLVRGIINLARGMGLEVVAEGVETENQVAFLREAACDIAQGYLFGRPMHKLGMLALLNEMHDSAQPEPLQLEA
- a CDS encoding cytochrome c oxidase assembly protein, yielding MSDTKTMHNKSRKDPSSANRRLAIGLLVFVGCMVGMAYAAVPLYQLFCQVTGYGGTTQAADTAPAGLIDRKITVRFDANVSGGLNWNFKPIDRPVTMKIGQTAQIAYEVVNKGKIATSGTSTFNVTPQAAGIYFNKLECFCFTEQTVQAGEHVTMPVVFFVDPDIDLDPNLKSIDTITLSYTFFPDEKANAKAKEAAVKGTGTGREPIELRAGAQQKS
- a CDS encoding HAD family phosphatase gives rise to the protein MLVIFDCDGTLIDSEILWARASVEIFQEEELEIGLEDYNSTYAGMTNEEIIQQIEAELERSLPHDLTDRINDLAMRRIDKLEAIEGAQEMLDQLDYARCMCSNSSSEMLEANLRRTGLWDRFRPYIYSAIEVGTKAPKPDPNVFLHAATTLDVDPAECFVVEDSFHGVQAASNAGMRVIGFIGAGHTYLGHGEHLMDAGAETVVRRLAELPATIDALSSWKPE
- a CDS encoding DUF983 domain-containing protein is translated as MDSNKGSVMKSALSGKCPRCGQGSLYNGFLKIADRCDVCGLDFSFADSGDGPAVFVMTIVGFMAMGGVLYTEFVYEPPLWVLPLIWGPVTIILCLAFLYWLKGALIAQQFLTKAEQGHISTVEPDDQH
- a CDS encoding molybdopterin-dependent oxidoreductase, coding for MTVTLFHFPGLVATNANAKSLQEPKGPTILTVVGLLSNHNGGGKARFDIGMLQSLGTKRLHTRTCCSDTASDWKGVLMRSLLTHVGARGHRVTISALDGYQVEIPTEDFYKHDVLLAFEQDGKRLTVRTRGPLRLIYPHDHNSELHDPKYAARYVWQIRKIDVR
- a CDS encoding cytochrome c oxidase subunit 3, with amino-acid sequence MAEAHTKNHDYHIIDPSPWPFIGSVSAFVMAVGAVTYFHDGPIWFMLIGLLGVLYTMIAWWRDVIKESRAGDHTPVVQMHLRYGMILFIASEVMFFVAWFWAFFDASLFAGEIQQYARAEFTGGTWPPQGIEVIDPWHLPLFNTLLLLASGTTVTWAHHALIEEDNDSLKWGLILTVLLGVIFTCVQVYEYVYAPFGFKESIYGATFFMATGFHGFHVFVGTVFLIVCLVRAYKGHFTPKKHFGFEAAAWYWHFVDVVWLFLFASIYLWGNAGGVIAHH